One genomic region from Vannielia litorea encodes:
- a CDS encoding branched-chain amino acid ABC transporter permease — MGFAQILANGVVLGTLYACIAIGFSLVWGVLNVINMLHGSFIVLGGYLTYFAWASTGISPVIILPVVAVALFVLGYALQYLFINKVVTAPVLTTLTLTFGLDMILYNLMTVFFTATPRRVSLDYGRIDALGVSMPVDRLIGMGLALVLTGLLFLVLKTSRIGRAIVAVRMDREAAALMGIRVNHIYATTFAIAALMAGAAGAVFAMVFPVTTNLSGVFLGKAFVICVIGGLGGVSGALVGGLALGIIESFAGVIVGPQNAITIGFLIMLFLLIVRPTGLVGVKGYE, encoded by the coding sequence ATGGGTTTCGCGCAGATTCTGGCGAACGGAGTCGTGCTGGGCACGCTCTACGCCTGCATCGCCATCGGCTTCTCGCTGGTCTGGGGTGTCCTGAACGTCATCAACATGCTGCACGGCTCGTTCATCGTGCTCGGCGGCTACCTGACTTACTTCGCATGGGCCTCCACCGGCATCAGCCCCGTGATCATCCTGCCCGTCGTGGCGGTGGCGCTCTTCGTGCTGGGCTACGCCTTGCAATACCTCTTCATCAACAAGGTCGTGACGGCCCCGGTGCTGACAACGCTCACGCTCACTTTCGGCCTCGACATGATCCTCTACAACCTGATGACCGTGTTCTTCACCGCCACGCCCCGCCGGGTCTCGCTCGACTACGGGCGGATCGACGCGCTCGGCGTGTCGATGCCGGTCGACCGGCTGATCGGCATGGGGCTGGCGCTGGTGCTCACCGGCCTGCTGTTTCTGGTGCTGAAAACCTCGCGCATCGGCCGCGCGATCGTCGCCGTCCGGATGGACCGTGAGGCGGCGGCGCTGATGGGCATCCGGGTCAACCACATCTACGCCACCACCTTCGCCATCGCCGCGCTGATGGCCGGGGCGGCAGGGGCGGTCTTTGCCATGGTCTTCCCGGTCACCACCAACCTCTCGGGCGTGTTCCTCGGCAAGGCCTTCGTGATCTGCGTCATCGGCGGGCTGGGCGGCGTGTCCGGCGCTCTGGTGGGCGGTCTGGCCCTCGGCATCATCGAAAGCTTCGCCGGCGTCATCGTCGGCCCGCAGAACGCAATCACCATCGGCTTCCTGATCATGCTGTTCCTGCTGATCGTGCGCCCCACCGGCCTCGTCGGCGTGAAGGGATACGAGTGA